CCCCGCCTTCGCAGCCGATGCGGCCGGCGGCGTGACGGCGCTCGTCAGGGGCGCCGCCGCGCTCTCGCCCCGGAGGACGGCGTGGCCGCTCAGGGTGACGAGCAGCGTGGGGTACTCGGCGTCGGACCGGGCGAGGTAGCCCTGGGCCATGAGCTGGTCGATCCACGCCCGGACCTGTGACTTCTTCTCGCCGCGGAGGCTGCCGTACGTCGCCAGGCGGTCGTGGCCGAGCTGGGCGATGCGCGCCGTCGAGGCGCCGCACAGCACGTCGGCGACGTGGGTGGCGCCGAAGGTGCCGCGCAGCTCGGCGGCGGCGTTGAGGATCTTCGCGGAGATTCCCGCGGTGTCAGTCCCCTGGACCGTCTCGGCCAGGCACACATCGCACGCGGCGCAGCTCGCTCGGTCGTACGGTTGGCCGAAGTACGTCACGAGCGCCTTGTGGCGGCAGACGGCGTCCTGGCAGAACGCGTACATTTCCCCGAGCTTGCGCAGGGCGCCCGGCGGGGGCGGATCACCCAGCACCGATTTCCAGAGCCCATAGTCGGCGCCGCTGTGCAGCAGCAGGCACTCGGCTTCGAGCCCGTCGCGGCCGGCGCGCCCGGCCTCCTGCTGGTAGTGCTCGAGCGACTTGGGCATGCCCGCGTGGATGACATAGCGCACGTTGGAGCGGTCGATGCCCATGCCGAACGCCACGGTCGCGACGACGATGTCCGCCCGCTCGTTGACGAACGCCTCCTGGTTGGCGCGCCGCTCGTCGTCGGAGAGCCCGGCGTGATAGGGCAGCGCGCGGAGCCCGCGTCGCGCCAGCGCTGCCGCCAGCTCGTCCACCTCGACGCGGCGGATGCAGTAGATGATGCCGGCCTGATCCCGGTGGCGCGCGATGGCGGCGAGCACCTGGGCGAGCCGGTCCGTGCGGGGCCGCACGCGATATACCAGATTCGGCCGATCGAAGGAACCCACCAGCACGGCCGGGTTCTTCAGCTTCAGCTCGACGATGATGTCGGCGCGCACCTGGGGCGTCGCGGTGGCCGTGTAGGCATGGACCGCGAGCCCGGGGAACCACTCGCGCAGCACGCGGAGCTGCCGGTACTCCGGCCGGAAGTCGTGGCCCCACTGGCTGATGCAGTGCGCCTCGTCCACCGCCAGGAACGCCGGATGGGCGCGCGCCAGCCGCTCGGCGAAGCCGTCCATGACCAGGCGCTCCGGCGCGACGTAGAGCAGATGGTAGCGGCCGGCGCCGAGGCCGCGGAACACCTCCGCGCGCTCCGTCGGCGTCTGGCTGCTGTTGAGGTACGCGGCAGGCACGCCCGCCTCGCGAAGACCGTCGACCTGGTCCTTCATGAGCGCGATGAGCGGCGAGACGACGATGGCCAGGCGCTTCAGATGCGCGGCGGGCGCCTGGTAGCAGAGCGACTTGCCGCCGCCCGTGGGGAGCACGACGATGGAATCGCGCCCGTCGAGGATGGCGGCGATGGCTTCGCCCTGCAGCGGAAGGAAGCGGTCGTAGCCCCAGACACGCCGTACGGTCTCGTGAACGAACTCAGACTGGATGATGCCAGCATCATAGCGGACCGCGGGCTCCCCGTCCCCCG
This genomic window from Candidatus Methylomirabilota bacterium contains:
- a CDS encoding RecQ family ATP-dependent DNA helicase; the protein is MHPLASTRVLLLFATNAGDGEPAVRYDAGIIQSEFVHETVRRVWGYDRFLPLQGEAIAAILDGRDSIVVLPTGGGKSLCYQAPAAHLKRLAIVVSPLIALMKDQVDGLREAGVPAAYLNSSQTPTERAEVFRGLGAGRYHLLYVAPERLVMDGFAERLARAHPAFLAVDEAHCISQWGHDFRPEYRQLRVLREWFPGLAVHAYTATATPQVRADIIVELKLKNPAVLVGSFDRPNLVYRVRPRTDRLAQVLAAIARHRDQAGIIYCIRRVEVDELAAALARRGLRALPYHAGLSDDERRANQEAFVNERADIVVATVAFGMGIDRSNVRYVIHAGMPKSLEHYQQEAGRAGRDGLEAECLLLHSGADYGLWKSVLGDPPPPGALRKLGEMYAFCQDAVCRHKALVTYFGQPYDRASCAACDVCLAETVQGTDTAGISAKILNAAAELRGTFGATHVADVLCGASTARIAQLGHDRLATYGSLRGEKKSQVRAWIDQLMAQGYLARSDAEYPTLLVTLSGHAVLRGESAAAPLTSAVTPPAASAAKAG